In Opitutus sp., one genomic interval encodes:
- a CDS encoding aspartate aminotransferase family protein, whose amino-acid sequence MNRSDVASPSTADLYDAHVMKNYGRPPLTLVRGSGSYVWDDQGRKFLDFTSGIAVCALGHCHPHWVAEVQRQAGELVHVSNLFRNPNQGELARRLVGYAGPGRVFFCNSGAEANEGLLKLARLHGATKVGGEEGKCYKVICAQSAFHGRTFGGMSATPQEKIQKGFRPLVPGFAFGELNNLASFEALIDDTTAAIFVETIQGEGGVNPATTEFLVGLRALCDRHNLLLILDEVQCGIGRTGKFYAFEHAAVKPDAIGMAKGLGGGFPIGAIWTGPKAAELFQPGMHGTTFGGTPLACAAGLAVLDVIERDGLLAHVTQAGAEWLAALSALAAEFPAQVLKVRGRGFMLGLQLASDPVPYVTALREAGLLAPMAGGNVVRLLPPLTASAEELASSVDIIRSVLAAKA is encoded by the coding sequence ATGAACCGTTCTGATGTCGCTTCCCCGAGCACGGCCGATCTTTACGACGCGCATGTGATGAAAAACTACGGACGTCCCCCGCTCACGCTGGTGCGCGGCAGCGGCTCGTACGTCTGGGACGACCAGGGGCGCAAGTTTCTGGATTTCACCTCGGGGATCGCGGTGTGCGCGCTCGGGCATTGTCACCCGCACTGGGTGGCCGAGGTGCAGCGCCAGGCCGGCGAACTCGTTCACGTGAGCAACCTGTTCCGCAACCCCAATCAGGGTGAGTTGGCGCGGCGGTTGGTCGGTTACGCCGGGCCGGGCCGGGTGTTTTTCTGCAACAGCGGAGCCGAGGCCAACGAAGGGCTGCTCAAGCTGGCACGCCTGCACGGGGCGACCAAGGTCGGTGGCGAAGAGGGCAAGTGTTACAAGGTGATCTGTGCCCAGAGCGCGTTTCACGGCCGCACCTTTGGCGGCATGAGCGCCACCCCGCAGGAGAAAATTCAAAAAGGCTTCCGTCCGCTGGTGCCGGGTTTCGCCTTCGGGGAACTCAATAATTTGGCCTCCTTCGAGGCGCTGATCGACGACACGACGGCCGCGATTTTCGTCGAAACGATTCAGGGCGAGGGCGGAGTTAACCCGGCAACGACCGAGTTTTTGGTGGGCCTGCGCGCGCTGTGCGACCGGCACAACCTGCTGCTGATTTTGGACGAAGTGCAGTGCGGCATTGGGCGCACGGGCAAGTTTTACGCCTTCGAACACGCCGCGGTGAAGCCAGACGCGATCGGCATGGCGAAGGGACTCGGCGGCGGTTTCCCAATTGGGGCGATTTGGACGGGGCCGAAGGCGGCGGAGTTGTTTCAACCCGGCATGCACGGCACGACCTTTGGCGGCACGCCGCTGGCCTGCGCCGCTGGGTTGGCGGTTTTGGATGTGATCGAGCGCGACGGGCTGTTGGCGCACGTCACGCAAGCTGGCGCCGAGTGGCTGGCGGCGCTGAGCGCACTGGCGGCTGAGTTTCCGGCCCAGGTGCTGAAGGTGCGCGGGCGCGGTTTTATGCTCGGTCTCCAGCTCGCCAGCGACCCGGTCCCCTACGTGACGGCGCTGCGCGAAGCCGGATTGTTGGCACCTATGGCCGGCGGCAACGTCGTGCGCCTACTCCCCCCGCTCACCGCGAGCGCCGAGGAACTGGCAAGTAGCGTGGACATCATCCGCAGCGTGCTCGCCGCCAAAGCCTAA
- the argB gene encoding acetylglutamate kinase, with the protein MNVNEITTKARVLLEALPYIQDFRGSTFVVKYGGSFMDDPDSEVRNRVAYDIAFLAAVGINVVVVHGGGKAITKALELSGLKSQFAPNGMRITDADTVGIVKKTLDEIVNKDVCNAISLAKAKAKGLAGDSVLVCEKLIVDDNGNTVDLGYVGEVTEVKVKLIKKEIADGNIPVISPVAEGLDGKPYNVNADLVAGRVASALRARRLVYMSDVPGLLSNPSDPDSLISTLKVSQVDDLKKRGVIDKGMRPKVLSAVRALQEGVQRVHFIDGRLPHSLLLEIFTDKGIGTEIVHG; encoded by the coding sequence GTGAACGTTAACGAAATTACTACCAAGGCCAGAGTGCTTCTCGAAGCCCTACCTTACATCCAAGACTTCCGCGGCTCCACGTTTGTCGTCAAATACGGCGGCAGCTTCATGGACGACCCCGATTCCGAGGTGCGCAACCGCGTCGCCTACGATATCGCGTTCCTTGCAGCAGTGGGAATCAACGTCGTGGTCGTCCACGGTGGTGGCAAGGCCATCACCAAAGCGCTTGAGCTATCCGGTCTTAAATCGCAGTTTGCCCCCAACGGCATGCGCATCACCGACGCGGATACCGTGGGGATTGTTAAAAAAACGCTCGATGAGATCGTCAACAAGGACGTGTGCAACGCCATCTCCCTAGCCAAGGCCAAGGCCAAGGGCCTGGCTGGTGACAGCGTGCTCGTGTGCGAGAAACTCATTGTCGACGACAACGGCAACACCGTTGATCTGGGCTACGTCGGGGAGGTGACTGAGGTGAAGGTGAAGTTGATCAAAAAGGAAATCGCCGATGGTAACATTCCGGTGATTTCGCCGGTCGCCGAGGGTCTCGACGGCAAGCCTTACAACGTGAACGCCGATTTGGTCGCCGGTCGTGTCGCCAGCGCCCTGCGCGCCCGCCGCCTCGTTTACATGAGCGACGTGCCCGGCCTGCTCTCCAACCCGAGCGATCCCGACTCCCTCATTTCCACCCTCAAGGTTTCGCAGGTCGACGACCTCAAAAAGCGCGGCGTCATCGATAAGGGCATGCGCCCAAAGGTGCTCAGCGCCGTGCGCGCCCTGCAAGAAGGCGTCCAGCGCGTGCACTTCATCGACGGCCGCCTCCCGCACTCGCTGCTGCTGGAGATTTTCACCGACAAGGGCATCGGCACCGAAATCGTGCACGGCTAA
- a CDS encoding bifunctional ornithine acetyltransferase/N-acetylglutamate synthase — MSSTALTFSSCAEHRAWLTTQAALPRGFRVGTTRFDFMPKEAPKPAKMTLTLIALDQPTADFAAMFTKNAFPGAPIIVGRQRLGEPVLGAIIINNKISNVCAPGGVETSQRVCAETARLLGLPATAVLPCSTGVIGWGLPAEDIIAHLPQAAAALAAGSILPAAEGIVTTDLYPKIRSAQVGAGRIVGIAKGAGMIEPNMATMLVYLLTDLAVPRDTLRAVLKRAVDATFNRISVDSDTSTSDTVALVSSSAVPCDDLAGFEAALTQVCRDLAEDVVRNGEGVRHVIRVVVKKAATPSLAVALGKAIVNAPLFKCAVAGNDPNVGRLVQAIGKHVGAHAPDTDLSQLRASIGGVEIFAEGAFRLNPDKEKALVEHLKHAELYVSKPTADGIFSATVDYPPHERCVEIEVDLGSGTAEATVFGGDLTHEYVSENADYRS, encoded by the coding sequence GTGTCTAGCACCGCCCTTACCTTTTCCTCGTGCGCGGAACACCGCGCCTGGCTCACCACTCAAGCCGCCCTGCCGCGCGGATTCCGCGTCGGCACCACGCGCTTCGATTTCATGCCGAAGGAGGCACCCAAACCCGCCAAGATGACGCTCACGCTCATCGCGCTCGACCAGCCCACGGCGGACTTCGCGGCGATGTTCACCAAAAACGCCTTTCCAGGGGCGCCCATCATCGTGGGCCGCCAGCGCCTCGGCGAACCGGTGCTCGGCGCGATCATCATCAACAACAAGATTTCCAACGTCTGCGCGCCCGGCGGCGTCGAGACCTCGCAGCGCGTGTGCGCCGAGACCGCCCGCCTGCTCGGCTTGCCCGCCACCGCGGTGCTGCCGTGTTCCACCGGCGTGATCGGCTGGGGGTTGCCCGCCGAAGACATCATTGCCCACCTGCCGCAGGCCGCCGCCGCGCTCGCCGCCGGCTCCATCCTGCCCGCCGCCGAGGGCATCGTGACCACTGACCTTTATCCCAAAATCCGCAGCGCCCAAGTCGGCGCGGGCCGGATCGTGGGCATCGCCAAGGGCGCCGGCATGATCGAGCCCAACATGGCCACGATGCTCGTTTACCTGCTGACCGATCTGGCCGTGCCGCGCGACACGTTGCGCGCCGTGCTCAAACGCGCCGTCGATGCCACGTTTAACCGCATCAGTGTCGACAGCGACACGAGCACCTCCGACACGGTTGCGCTGGTGTCGTCGAGTGCGGTGCCCTGCGACGACCTGGCCGGCTTCGAGGCGGCGCTGACCCAGGTGTGCCGCGATCTGGCCGAGGATGTGGTGCGCAACGGCGAGGGCGTGCGCCACGTCATTCGTGTGGTGGTTAAAAAAGCCGCCACCCCGTCGCTGGCGGTTGCGCTGGGCAAGGCGATCGTCAACGCGCCGCTCTTTAAATGTGCGGTTGCGGGCAACGACCCCAACGTGGGCCGCCTCGTGCAAGCGATTGGCAAACACGTCGGTGCCCATGCGCCGGATACGGATTTGTCCCAACTGCGGGCGAGTATCGGCGGCGTGGAGATTTTCGCGGAAGGGGCGTTCCGCCTGAATCCAGACAAGGAAAAGGCGTTGGTGGAGCACCTCAAGCACGCCGAACTTTACGTGAGCAAGCCGACGGCGGACGGTATTTTCAGTGCGACGGTGGATTACCCGCCGCACGAGCGCTGCGTTGAGATCGAGGTGGACCTCGGCTCGGGCACGGCGGAAGCGACGGTGTTCGGCGGCGACCTCACGCATGAATACGTGAGCGAAAACGCGGATTACCGCAGTTAA
- a CDS encoding protein-glutamate O-methyltransferase — translation MLAKDYQFIRDIVYKNSRINLGEDKQELVSARLGKRLRATGKATISDYCDLLRTPAGAEELGNLIDVISTNHTYFFREDGHFTALKEIILPDLARRRQKESWPTLRVWSAASSSGEEVYSVAIALDEYFNAHPPSWPRQFEATDISTRILAKAKAGIYSSETVSRIPPATAKAYFQTGFGEQAGLYRVKAAIRDTVRFSQLNLLEGQPPFNEPFHIIFCRNVMIYFDRATQEELINRLKARLVPGGYLMVGHSESLTGINHGLKLIRAATYQKPLA, via the coding sequence ATGCTCGCCAAAGATTATCAGTTCATCCGCGACATCGTTTACAAAAACAGCCGCATCAACCTCGGCGAAGACAAGCAGGAGCTGGTCAGCGCCCGCCTCGGTAAACGCCTGCGCGCCACCGGCAAAGCAACCATCAGCGATTACTGCGATCTACTGCGCACCCCCGCCGGCGCCGAGGAACTGGGCAACCTGATCGACGTCATCTCCACCAACCACACCTATTTCTTCCGCGAAGACGGCCATTTCACCGCACTTAAGGAGATCATCCTGCCTGACTTAGCCCGCCGCCGACAAAAGGAGTCGTGGCCCACCTTGCGCGTCTGGAGCGCCGCCAGTTCCAGCGGCGAAGAGGTCTATTCGGTGGCCATCGCCCTCGACGAATATTTCAACGCCCACCCGCCGTCCTGGCCACGCCAGTTCGAGGCCACCGACATCTCCACGCGCATCCTCGCCAAGGCCAAAGCTGGAATTTACTCCTCGGAAACCGTCTCGCGCATCCCCCCGGCCACCGCCAAAGCTTATTTCCAGACCGGTTTCGGCGAACAAGCAGGTCTCTACCGCGTGAAAGCCGCCATCCGCGACACCGTGCGCTTCAGCCAACTCAACCTGCTGGAGGGTCAACCGCCGTTCAACGAGCCGTTCCACATCATCTTTTGCCGCAACGTTATGATCTACTTTGACCGGGCCACGCAGGAGGAGCTGATCAACCGCCTCAAGGCACGCCTCGTGCCGGGTGGGTACCTGATGGTTGGCCACTCCGAGAGCCTCACCGGCATCAACCACGGGTTAAAACTAATCCGCGCCGCCACCTACCAGAAGCCGTTGGCCTGA
- a CDS encoding chemotaxis response regulator protein-glutamate methylesterase: protein MEAPRPIKVLIVDDSAVVRRLVTQALSTDPGIVVVGTATDPFIAKDRILELKPDVITLDVEMPRMDGLTFLGILMREHPLPVVMMSSLTQQGSQKAMEALRLGAVEVLAKPGGSFSFGDLGPQLIHAIKAASRARLRRPSAAPANAPASANPSVNATVPAPKIGVAASMAAPQARVITPLAPPRAHIETAYRGDPRRLIVLGASTGGTEALREVMVGLPAGLPPIAIVQHIPAHFSKAFADRLNSLCAFPVREAVDGELLPPGIALVAPGGYHLLVRWTGTGYRAELNSGAPVWHQRPAVDILFKSVPQAHCPHVIGGVLTGMGKDGAEGLLRLRKAGATTFSQDEASCVVYGMPKEAWDQGGSAVQLPLDTIAAHIVRLSGQPILNK, encoded by the coding sequence ATGGAAGCCCCCCGCCCCATCAAGGTGCTCATCGTCGACGACTCCGCAGTCGTGCGCCGTCTGGTGACCCAGGCGCTCAGCACCGATCCCGGCATCGTCGTGGTGGGCACCGCGACCGACCCGTTTATCGCCAAGGACCGCATCCTCGAACTCAAGCCCGACGTCATCACCTTGGACGTCGAAATGCCGCGCATGGATGGGCTTACGTTTCTGGGTATCCTCATGCGCGAACACCCGCTGCCGGTGGTGATGATGAGTTCGTTAACCCAACAAGGCTCGCAAAAGGCGATGGAAGCCCTGCGTCTGGGCGCAGTCGAGGTGTTGGCCAAACCCGGTGGCTCCTTCAGCTTTGGCGACCTCGGCCCGCAGCTCATCCACGCGATCAAAGCGGCCTCACGCGCGCGCCTGCGCCGTCCGAGTGCGGCCCCCGCGAACGCTCCCGCCAGCGCGAACCCAAGCGTGAATGCAACTGTACCCGCGCCCAAGATCGGCGTCGCCGCCAGCATGGCCGCCCCCCAAGCCCGTGTCATTACCCCGCTTGCGCCGCCGCGCGCCCACATCGAAACCGCCTACCGGGGCGACCCGCGCCGCCTCATCGTTTTGGGCGCCTCCACTGGCGGCACCGAGGCCTTGCGCGAAGTCATGGTCGGTTTGCCCGCCGGCCTACCTCCCATCGCCATCGTTCAACACATCCCGGCCCACTTTTCCAAGGCGTTTGCGGACCGCCTCAACTCCCTGTGCGCATTCCCCGTGCGCGAGGCCGTCGACGGCGAACTCCTCCCGCCTGGCATCGCGCTGGTCGCCCCGGGCGGCTACCACCTGCTGGTGCGTTGGACCGGAACGGGTTACCGCGCCGAACTCAACTCCGGCGCGCCCGTCTGGCATCAACGCCCCGCAGTCGACATTTTGTTCAAATCGGTGCCCCAGGCGCATTGCCCGCACGTGATCGGCGGGGTACTTACGGGCATGGGCAAGGACGGCGCCGAGGGCCTGCTGCGCCTGCGCAAAGCCGGTGCGACCACCTTCTCACAAGACGAGGCCAGCTGCGTGGTTTACGGCATGCCCAAAGAAGCTTGGGATCAGGGCGGTTCCGCCGTCCAACTCCCCCTCGACACCATCGCCGCCCACATCGTCCGCCTGAGCGGGCAACCTATTTTAAATAAATGA
- a CDS encoding response regulator, translating into MIKHDSTTAHTLLVVDDEPRVLAGLKEVLERQQFHVVTTTDPRRAIDLLQERAFGVIISDHLMPSMSGMDFLVECQRIQPQATRILVTAVLSLPTLVEAINRGEIYRFLAKPWLREELIVTVRNASNRYELLTQNQRLLAESSELNAKLSQANAALATQVATLEQQRRSLDKANLELGRRYDLSLELCSRILATYDPMLAGQTQAVAAIANQMAVSEHFTPEQREALKTSAWLCDLGLIGVSREVYRLFRREPEKLSERELAGIHNHPVYSQTLAAHIDGRPLVGETIRAHHEHFDGSGFPDGLAQQAIPWTARCLAVAVAFVESSLPTDQALEAIAAQSGKELDPEAIRLFRTTTRLQPLPRSVREVMLEDLKAGMVLASGIYSPHGLLLVSEGQPLNVGMIAKIRSHNLMAPISQRLLVYS; encoded by the coding sequence ATGATTAAGCACGACTCCACCACCGCCCACACCCTGCTCGTCGTCGACGACGAGCCTCGCGTTCTCGCCGGCCTCAAGGAAGTGCTCGAACGCCAGCAATTCCATGTGGTCACCACCACCGACCCGCGCCGCGCCATCGACCTGCTGCAAGAGCGCGCCTTCGGCGTCATCATTTCCGACCACCTCATGCCGTCGATGTCGGGCATGGATTTCCTCGTCGAGTGCCAGCGCATCCAGCCCCAAGCCACGCGCATTTTGGTCACCGCCGTGCTTTCGCTACCCACGTTGGTGGAGGCGATTAACCGGGGAGAAATTTACCGCTTTCTGGCCAAACCTTGGCTGCGTGAGGAGCTCATTGTCACCGTGCGCAATGCCTCCAATCGCTACGAACTGCTGACCCAAAACCAGCGCCTGCTGGCCGAATCCTCCGAGCTCAACGCCAAGCTGTCGCAGGCCAACGCCGCCCTCGCCACGCAAGTGGCCACACTCGAACAGCAGCGCCGCTCGCTGGACAAAGCCAACCTGGAGCTGGGTCGCCGCTACGATTTATCGCTGGAATTGTGCAGCCGCATCTTGGCCACCTACGACCCGATGCTCGCCGGCCAAACCCAAGCCGTCGCTGCCATCGCCAACCAAATGGCGGTATCCGAGCACTTTACACCTGAACAGCGCGAAGCCCTCAAAACCAGCGCTTGGCTGTGCGATCTCGGTCTGATTGGCGTTTCCCGCGAAGTTTACCGACTGTTCCGCCGCGAACCCGAAAAGCTCAGCGAGCGCGAGCTGGCGGGTATCCACAACCACCCCGTTTACAGCCAAACCCTGGCCGCCCACATCGATGGTCGCCCCTTGGTCGGCGAAACCATTCGCGCGCACCACGAGCACTTCGATGGCAGCGGCTTCCCCGACGGTCTGGCTCAACAGGCCATCCCGTGGACGGCGCGCTGCCTGGCGGTCGCGGTGGCCTTCGTCGAATCGAGCCTGCCCACCGATCAGGCGCTGGAGGCGATTGCCGCCCAATCGGGCAAAGAGCTCGATCCGGAGGCGATCCGACTGTTCCGCACCACCACGCGCCTGCAACCGCTGCCGCGCAGTGTGCGCGAAGTGATGCTCGAAGACCTCAAGGCGGGCATGGTGTTGGCCAGCGGCATTTACAGCCCGCACGGGTTGCTGCTGGTCAGCGAAGGCCAGCCGCTCAACGTCGGCATGATTGCCAAGATCCGCAGCCACAACCTGATGGCCCCGATCAGCCAACGCCTGCTGGTTTACTCCTAA
- a CDS encoding chemotaxis protein CheD, whose protein sequence is MAGSPTIASIFAQRIVVGVAELAVASQLQATLSTYALGSCIGLVAYDPAAKAGGLLHLMLPESSLSPAKAAEKPAMFADTGIPALFNALNGVRAQRARINLFMAGGASVLSGPDSFKIGERNVVAVRKMLAVYGCRLAGGEVGGTVNRTLHLDVGTGMLTIKLPDRTITVSLA, encoded by the coding sequence ATGGCCGGCTCACCCACCATTGCCAGTATTTTTGCCCAGCGCATCGTCGTCGGGGTCGCCGAGCTGGCGGTTGCCAGCCAACTTCAAGCGACCCTGAGCACCTACGCGCTCGGCTCCTGTATCGGACTGGTGGCCTACGACCCCGCGGCCAAAGCAGGCGGCTTGTTGCACCTGATGCTGCCCGAATCCTCGCTTTCACCGGCAAAGGCGGCGGAAAAACCGGCGATGTTCGCCGACACGGGGATACCGGCGCTGTTTAACGCGCTCAACGGCGTGCGGGCGCAACGGGCGCGGATCAACTTATTTATGGCTGGCGGCGCCTCGGTTTTGTCGGGGCCGGATAGTTTTAAGATTGGTGAGCGCAACGTGGTGGCGGTGAGGAAAATGCTCGCTGTGTACGGTTGCCGACTGGCGGGCGGCGAAGTGGGCGGCACAGTCAACCGCACGCTCCACTTGGACGTCGGCACGGGCATGCTGACCATCAAGCTGCCCGACCGCACGATCACGGTGTCGCTGGCCTAA
- a CDS encoding cytochrome c gives MSADQNHNLSSGPDGASDESIQQVHAELLNNKSEPAEGFKLMPLFLLGFVSTLIFVTCVYVVHYRAGFSPMVYDERFDPKTAAGSASKELTPEQIVAAGKKSYQQVCATCHQVSGMGVAGVYPPLVDSEWVTGNEERVVRVLLHGLNGNIEVHGKTYNGAMPAFGKVPGGGYNWNEEKISQVLTYIRQEWGNKAEPITKAKVAEVLAKEASRAKPWTAPELEPFK, from the coding sequence ATGAGTGCTGATCAGAATCATAACCTCTCCTCCGGACCCGACGGAGCCAGTGACGAAAGCATCCAGCAGGTTCACGCCGAGTTGCTCAATAACAAGAGCGAGCCAGCTGAAGGCTTTAAGCTGATGCCGCTCTTCTTGCTCGGCTTCGTTTCCACGCTGATTTTCGTGACGTGCGTCTATGTGGTCCATTACCGCGCGGGTTTCAGCCCAATGGTGTACGACGAGCGCTTTGACCCGAAGACTGCAGCCGGTAGCGCTAGCAAGGAACTGACTCCTGAGCAAATAGTTGCTGCTGGTAAAAAGTCTTATCAGCAGGTTTGTGCCACGTGCCACCAAGTTTCGGGCATGGGTGTAGCCGGTGTTTATCCTCCCTTGGTCGACTCGGAGTGGGTTACCGGCAATGAAGAGCGTGTGGTGCGCGTGCTCCTGCATGGTCTTAATGGTAACATTGAGGTCCACGGCAAGACTTACAACGGTGCCATGCCTGCCTTCGGCAAGGTCCCCGGTGGTGGTTACAACTGGAACGAGGAGAAGATTTCCCAAGTACTCACCTACATCCGCCAAGAGTGGGGTAATAAAGCTGAACCGATCACCAAGGCCAAGGTCGCCGAGGTATTGGCCAAAGAGGCTTCCCGCGCCAAACCCTGGACTGCTCCGGAGTTAGAACCGTTTAAGTAA
- a CDS encoding cbb3-type cytochrome c oxidase subunit II: MNRAPFLFLGIFLALALSFVGLVLTNQISYGAFVTHVDEGEGKAFPLQAPGLAAQGKLVYQDLGCVSCHTQQVRREGFGSDIGEKSRGWGERQSVARDYLRESRVLLGSQRIGPDLRNFAARKNADGTEHTAAALYAYLYHPQAVVKTSNMPAYAYLFKTQPIIGQGSAKALKIPAAAGYEVVPTARAEALVAYLLSLKDTYAYPETKNVYTAPAAAKTQPAKESHK, from the coding sequence ATGAACCGCGCTCCCTTTTTATTCCTCGGTATTTTCTTGGCCCTCGCCCTCTCTTTTGTCGGCTTGGTGCTAACAAACCAAATCAGCTACGGCGCCTTCGTGACTCATGTCGATGAAGGGGAAGGCAAGGCGTTCCCGTTGCAGGCCCCTGGTCTCGCCGCCCAAGGTAAACTGGTTTATCAAGACCTCGGCTGTGTCTCCTGCCACACTCAGCAAGTTCGCCGCGAAGGATTTGGTTCCGATATTGGTGAAAAGAGCCGCGGTTGGGGTGAGCGTCAGAGTGTGGCCCGTGACTACTTGCGTGAATCCCGCGTCCTGCTGGGTTCGCAACGCATCGGCCCAGATCTGCGCAACTTTGCCGCTCGCAAAAATGCCGATGGTACCGAGCACACAGCCGCCGCGCTTTATGCGTACCTTTACCACCCCCAAGCGGTGGTCAAAACGTCGAACATGCCAGCCTACGCTTACTTGTTCAAAACCCAGCCCATCATTGGCCAGGGTTCGGCCAAGGCCCTCAAGATTCCCGCCGCCGCCGGCTACGAAGTGGTGCCGACGGCGCGCGCTGAGGCGCTTGTCGCTTATCTGCTGAGCCTAAAGGATACCTACGCTTATCCCGAGACTAAGAACGTGTACACCGCTCCTGCGGCCGCTAAGACCCAACCCGCTAAGGAGTCCCATAAATGA
- a CDS encoding cbb3-type cytochrome c oxidase subunit I: protein MPGVHNKLFASQWYLFVALLAFPWIYAIAQVMLVFVPVRGTVQSVIQAWFAGNLFLLWFASIALAAIYYFLPKLLQKPVSSYYLASTGFWWLVVFGSWAGIARLIGGPVPAWVQTFGAAASFMLLVPLFIFVLNFLGSFAGNWSSLKNSYPLRFIAFGVFSLLLVLLAWVAGALHGFAAITQFTYFTAAEAQLGYYGFFSMVIFGALYVLVPRVFATAWANDALIGVHFVASAIGVTLVVGSLAVGGINQGLQLADASVAFTAVTTGTLPYLFSASVGCVLIAIGQLAFAINFFWTLANASACCVSSVKQLLSAQPEATR, encoded by the coding sequence GTGCCGGGCGTTCACAACAAACTGTTTGCCTCCCAATGGTATCTTTTTGTTGCCCTGCTCGCCTTCCCTTGGATTTACGCGATCGCCCAGGTCATGCTGGTGTTCGTTCCAGTTCGCGGAACCGTGCAATCGGTCATTCAAGCCTGGTTCGCGGGTAACCTCTTCTTGCTCTGGTTCGCCTCAATCGCTTTGGCCGCGATTTACTACTTCCTGCCAAAGCTGCTGCAAAAGCCCGTTTCCAGCTACTACCTCGCCTCCACCGGTTTTTGGTGGCTGGTGGTGTTTGGCAGCTGGGCGGGCATCGCTCGCCTGATCGGTGGTCCGGTTCCCGCTTGGGTGCAAACCTTCGGCGCCGCCGCCAGCTTCATGCTGCTCGTCCCGTTGTTCATTTTTGTGCTGAACTTCCTTGGCTCCTTTGCAGGGAATTGGTCTTCATTAAAAAACAGTTATCCGCTGCGCTTCATTGCCTTCGGTGTGTTTTCACTGCTGCTGGTGTTGTTGGCGTGGGTTGCCGGTGCACTCCACGGCTTCGCGGCCATCACCCAATTCACCTACTTCACCGCCGCTGAGGCTCAGCTCGGCTACTACGGGTTCTTTAGCATGGTGATCTTTGGTGCACTTTACGTCCTTGTGCCGCGTGTGTTTGCCACGGCCTGGGCCAACGACGCCTTGATCGGCGTGCACTTCGTCGCCTCAGCAATCGGCGTGACGTTGGTGGTCGGTTCACTGGCGGTCGGCGGCATTAATCAAGGTCTGCAACTCGCGGACGCCTCGGTTGCCTTCACCGCAGTCACCACCGGTACCCTTCCTTACCTTTTCTCGGCCAGCGTCGGTTGCGTACTGATCGCGATTGGCCAACTCGCCTTCGCTATCAACTTCTTCTGGACCCTAGCCAACGCGTCTGCCTGCTGTGTTAGCTCGGTCAAACAATTGCTGTCCGCACAACCGGAGGCCACCCGATGA
- a CDS encoding DUF3341 domain-containing protein translates to MSAKPYGLIATFDTTPSVYHAAEQVRDAGYKNWDCITPFPIHGLDKAMGLKRSNVPKFSLCGGLLGFTTGMSLIFYTSYINYPLVVGGKPYFSPLFAFPVSYELTILFTAFATIGGMFFLNGLPMHYHPVLKSDKILSGMDDKFHIVIESADPKFNLALTKALLEKAGGKDIQELEA, encoded by the coding sequence ATGTCTGCCAAACCTTACGGCTTGATCGCCACCTTCGACACGACTCCGAGCGTTTACCACGCGGCGGAGCAGGTGCGCGACGCCGGCTACAAAAACTGGGACTGCATCACGCCGTTCCCGATCCACGGTCTCGACAAGGCCATGGGTTTGAAGCGCTCCAACGTTCCTAAGTTCTCGCTGTGCGGCGGTTTGCTCGGTTTTACCACCGGCATGTCGCTGATCTTCTACACCAGCTATATCAACTACCCGTTGGTGGTGGGCGGTAAGCCCTACTTCAGCCCACTGTTCGCCTTCCCGGTGTCATACGAGCTGACCATTCTCTTCACCGCGTTCGCCACCATCGGCGGCATGTTCTTCCTGAACGGCCTGCCGATGCATTACCACCCGGTGCTCAAGAGTGACAAAATCCTCTCCGGTATGGACGACAAATTTCACATCGTGATCGAGTCCGCCGACCCGAAATTCAACCTCGCCCTGACCAAGGCCTTGCTCGAGAAGGCCGGGGGCAAAGACATCCAGGAGCTGGAAGCCTGA